In Dryobates pubescens isolate bDryPub1 chromosome 19, bDryPub1.pri, whole genome shotgun sequence, the following are encoded in one genomic region:
- the ANKRD27 gene encoding ankyrin repeat domain-containing protein 27 isoform X1 codes for MAMYDEDILKNPFYLAIQKRRPDLCSKVAEFHGIVLVPCKGSLSSSNLSTCQFESYVLKPLEENFQTLNGKEIFIKGNVIVLGTGFNFHLSVPVLFEETFYNEKEESFSILCIAHPLEKTESSSEPTASSNSYSLKNIEDVRGFLGRHCERFDKYIGSFHRTCKEHERKSLRHYIDSVNALYTKCLQHLLRDSHLKMLAKQEEQMNVIKQAVEMYIHHAIYDLVFKYVGTIEASEDAAFNKITRSLQDLQQKDIGVKPEFSFNIPRAKRELGQLNKCTSPQQKLLCLRKVVQVIMQSPSQRVNVETMCADDLLAALLYLLVKTEIPNWMANLSYIKNFRLCSSVKDELGYCLTSIEAATEYIRQGNLSDRSTESERVCDKLLLRQRMNFLSQMSATPIDCLFKHIASGNEEEVEQLLSQGDSDKDTIQKMCHPLCYCDKCEKLVSGKLNDPSMVTPFSRDDRGYTPLHVAALCGQTSLVDLLVAKGAIVSATDYHGSTPLHLACQKGYQNVTLLLLHYKASSDVQDNNGNTPLHLACTYGHEDCVKALVYYDVHSCRLDIGNEKGDTPLHIAARWGYQGIIEVLLQNGANPEIQNRMRETSLQCALNSKILSLMELNYLAFERGQSASESPPRSPQYSTETFSRGSSVSSLSSTSTDTRQEEVKNSYKEVEKLLRAVADGDLEMVRYLLEWMEEDLEDEDDTGCTSKPEFCHPLCQCPKCGPAQKKFARISANGLGVNVSNQDGFTPLHMAALHGHSELVCLLLKHGASISAKNIKHAVPLHLACQKGHFQVVKCLMVYNAKQNKKDIYGNTPLIYACSNGQYETTALLLQYGAAVNLSNAKGNTALHEAVIGKNEALVDLLLQNGAVTHIRNERNCTPMDCAEPNSNILKLLETAPSCVPTSAEREKECEQHATIKIRKKVNSKPCEEADDLISRQLQLLQSISRFNKAKHLRRTITRDKSVPSFDYQLLHQLAIKSFDKSRLKSVETLDQSNVKIMDTRCSGECVECDDMTEVLHRSKLLHRRHTVNVPLSAENGNDDSPSISQARACCDDLCSKH; via the exons gAGATCTTCATAAAAGGAAACGTCATCGTTTTAGGAACTGGTTTTAATTTTCATCTCTCAGTACCTGTTCTCTTTGAGGAAACATTTTacaatgaaaaagaagaaagctttAGTATATTATGCATAGCTCATCCACTGGAAAAAACAGAAAGCTCAA GTGAACCTACAGCTTCATCCAACTCCTATTCTCTTAAAAATATTGAAGATGTTAGAGGATTCTTGGGAAGGCACTGTGAGAGGTTTGATAAATACATAGGATCTTTCCATAGAACATGTAAAGAACACGAAAGGAAAAGCCTCCGTCACTACATA gATTCTGTCAATGCACTTTATACCAAATGTCTCCAGCATCTTTTGAGAGATTCACACTTG AAGATGCTTGCAAAGCAAGAAGAGCAAATGAATGTGATTAAACAAGCAGTTGAA ATGTATATCCACCATGCTATTTATGATCTAGTCTTTAAATATGTGGGGACTATTGAGGCAAGTGAG GATGCTGCTTTCAACAAAATCACGAGGAGCCTTCAAGACCTGCAGCAGAAAGACATTGGAGTGAAACCTGAGTTCAG TTTTAACATACCCCGTGCAAAGCGAGAGCTGGGCCAGCTGAACAAGTGTACTTCCCCTCAGCAGAAGTTGCTTTGTCTGCGAAAAGTTGTACAAGTTATTATGCAATCTCCTAGCCAAAGAG TTAACGTGGAAACCATGTGTGCAGATGATCTTCTCGCTGCTTTGCTGTATTTACTTGTAAAAACAGAAATTCCAAACTG GATGGCTAACTTGAGTTACATAAAGAACTTCAGGCTTTGCAGTTCAGTGAAGGATGAATTGGGATACTGTCTAACCTCCATCGAGGCTGCAACAGAATACATTCGACAAGGCAACCTCTCTGACAGATCAACA GAATCTGAGAGAGTGTGTGACAAGCTGCTTTTAAGACAAAGGATGAACTTCTTGTCCCAGATGTCTGCTACCCCAATAGATTGCTTATTTAAG CATATTGCTTCAGGTAATGAGGAGGAAGTGGAGCAATTACTAAGTCAAGGTGACAGTGATAAGGATACCATACAGAAAATGTGTCATCCACTCTGTTACTGTGACAAATGTGAGAAGCTAGTTTCTGG GAAGCTGAATGATCCCTCCATGGTCACTCCGTTCTCTCGAGATGACCGGGGATATACACCACTTCATGTCGCTGCTCTCTGTG GACAAACGTCATTAGTGGATTTACTGGTAGCCAAAGGAGCCATTGTCAGTGCTACAGATTACCACGGTTCAACTCCACTTCACCTTGCCTGTCAGAAAGGATATCAAAATGTTACA CTTCTCTTACTGCACTATAAGGCAAGTAGTGATGTTCAGGACAATAATGGAAATACTCCACTTCATTTAGCCTGCACTTACGGTCATGAGGAT tgtgTCAAAGCTTTAGTCTACTATGATGTGCATTCCTGCAGACTAGATATTGGCAATGAAAAGGGAGATACTCCTCTCCATATAGCTGCTCGTTGGGGCTATcaaggaatcatagaagtgCTTTTGCAAAATGGGGCAAACCCAGAAATTCAAAACAGGATGAGAGAGACTTCCCTACAATGTGCATTAAATTCCAAG ATTCTGTCACTGATGGAATTAAACTATCTAGCATTTGAAAGAGGACAGAGTGCTTCTGAG TCACCGCCTAGGTCTCCCCAGTACTCTACAGAAACTTTCAGCAGAGGGTCTTCTGTCTCAAGTCTGTCATCAACATCAACTGATACAAGGCAAGAAGAAGTGAAAAACAGCTACAAAGAG GTGGAAAAACTCCTAAGAGCAGTTGCCGATGGAGATCTGGAAATG GTACGTTATCTCTTGGAGTGGATGGAGGAAGACTTAGAAGATGAGGATGACACAGGCTGCACATCAAAACCAGAATTCTGTCATCCATTATGCCAGTGCCCAAAATGTGGGCCAGCACAAAAG AAATTTGCAAGGATCTCTGCTAACGGACTTGGAGTAAATGTTTCAAACCAAGATGGTTTTACACCATTGCATATGGCTGCACTGCATGGACACTCTGAACTTGTCTGTCTGTTGTTGAAACACGGAGCCAGTATCAGTGCCAAGAACATAAAACATGCAGTTCCTCTTCATCTAGCCTGCCAGAAAGGTCATTTCCAG GTGGTGAAGTGTCTGATGGTCTACAAtgccaaacaaaataaaaaggataTATATGGAAATACTCCTTTAATTTATGCATGCTCAAACGGTCAGTATGAGACTACTGCCTTGCTGTTACAG TACGGAGCTGCTGTTAACCTCTCCAATGCCAAAGGAAACACGGCGCTGCACGAGGCTGTGATAGGCAAGAATGAGGCCCTGGTGGACTTGCTGCTGCAAAATGGCGCAGTGACGCACATCAGGAATGAGAGGAACTGCACCCCCATGGACTGCGCCGAGCCG AATTCAAATATCCTTAAGTTGCTGGAAACGGCACCAAGCTGTGTACCTACAtcagcagaaagagaaaaggaatgtgaGCAGCATGCTACTATCAAGATAAGAAAAAAAG TGAATTCTAAGCCATGCGAGGAAGCCGATGATCTCATAAGCAGACAACTTCAACTGCTCCAGTCAATTAGCAGATTTAACAA AGCAAAACATTTACGGAGAACCATAACAAGGGATAAAAGCGTTCCCAGTTTTGACTATCAGTTACTGCATCAG TTAGCTATTAAAAGCTTTGATAAAAGCAGGTTAAAATCTGTTGAAACACTGGACCAGAGCAACGTTAAGATTATGGACACAAGATGCAGTGGTGAGTGTGTGGAATGCGATGACATgacagaagttcttcacaggagtaAATTATTGCACCGAAGACACACTGTTAATGTGCCACTCTCAGCAGAGAATGGCAACGATGATAGTCCAAGTATTTCACAGGCCAGAGCCTGCTGCGATGACCTGTGTTCAAAACATTGA
- the ANKRD27 gene encoding ankyrin repeat domain-containing protein 27 isoform X2 — MAMYDEDILKNPFYLAIQKRRPDLCSKVAEFHGIVLVPCKGSLSSSNLSTCQFESYVLKPLEENFQTLNGKEIFIKGNVIVLGTGFNFHLSVPVLFEETFYNEKEESFSILCIAHPLEKTESSSEPTASSNSYSLKNIEDVRGFLGRHCERFDKYIGSFHRTCKEHERKSLRHYIDSVNALYTKCLQHLLRDSHLKMLAKQEEQMNVIKQAVEMYIHHAIYDLVFKYVGTIEASEDAAFNKITRSLQDLQQKDIGVKPEFSFNIPRAKRELGQLNKCTSPQQKLLCLRKVVQVIMQSPSQRVNVETMCADDLLAALLYLLVKTEIPNWMANLSYIKNFRLCSSVKDELGYCLTSIEAATEYIRQGNLSDRSTESERVCDKLLLRQRMNFLSQMSATPIDCLFKHIASGNEEEVEQLLSQGDSDKDTIQKMCHPLCYCDKCEKLVSGKLNDPSMVTPFSRDDRGYTPLHVAALCGQTSLVDLLVAKGAIVSATDYHGSTPLHLACQKGYQNVTCVKALVYYDVHSCRLDIGNEKGDTPLHIAARWGYQGIIEVLLQNGANPEIQNRMRETSLQCALNSKILSLMELNYLAFERGQSASESPPRSPQYSTETFSRGSSVSSLSSTSTDTRQEEVKNSYKEVEKLLRAVADGDLEMVRYLLEWMEEDLEDEDDTGCTSKPEFCHPLCQCPKCGPAQKKFARISANGLGVNVSNQDGFTPLHMAALHGHSELVCLLLKHGASISAKNIKHAVPLHLACQKGHFQVVKCLMVYNAKQNKKDIYGNTPLIYACSNGQYETTALLLQYGAAVNLSNAKGNTALHEAVIGKNEALVDLLLQNGAVTHIRNERNCTPMDCAEPNSNILKLLETAPSCVPTSAEREKECEQHATIKIRKKVNSKPCEEADDLISRQLQLLQSISRFNKAKHLRRTITRDKSVPSFDYQLLHQLAIKSFDKSRLKSVETLDQSNVKIMDTRCSGECVECDDMTEVLHRSKLLHRRHTVNVPLSAENGNDDSPSISQARACCDDLCSKH; from the exons gAGATCTTCATAAAAGGAAACGTCATCGTTTTAGGAACTGGTTTTAATTTTCATCTCTCAGTACCTGTTCTCTTTGAGGAAACATTTTacaatgaaaaagaagaaagctttAGTATATTATGCATAGCTCATCCACTGGAAAAAACAGAAAGCTCAA GTGAACCTACAGCTTCATCCAACTCCTATTCTCTTAAAAATATTGAAGATGTTAGAGGATTCTTGGGAAGGCACTGTGAGAGGTTTGATAAATACATAGGATCTTTCCATAGAACATGTAAAGAACACGAAAGGAAAAGCCTCCGTCACTACATA gATTCTGTCAATGCACTTTATACCAAATGTCTCCAGCATCTTTTGAGAGATTCACACTTG AAGATGCTTGCAAAGCAAGAAGAGCAAATGAATGTGATTAAACAAGCAGTTGAA ATGTATATCCACCATGCTATTTATGATCTAGTCTTTAAATATGTGGGGACTATTGAGGCAAGTGAG GATGCTGCTTTCAACAAAATCACGAGGAGCCTTCAAGACCTGCAGCAGAAAGACATTGGAGTGAAACCTGAGTTCAG TTTTAACATACCCCGTGCAAAGCGAGAGCTGGGCCAGCTGAACAAGTGTACTTCCCCTCAGCAGAAGTTGCTTTGTCTGCGAAAAGTTGTACAAGTTATTATGCAATCTCCTAGCCAAAGAG TTAACGTGGAAACCATGTGTGCAGATGATCTTCTCGCTGCTTTGCTGTATTTACTTGTAAAAACAGAAATTCCAAACTG GATGGCTAACTTGAGTTACATAAAGAACTTCAGGCTTTGCAGTTCAGTGAAGGATGAATTGGGATACTGTCTAACCTCCATCGAGGCTGCAACAGAATACATTCGACAAGGCAACCTCTCTGACAGATCAACA GAATCTGAGAGAGTGTGTGACAAGCTGCTTTTAAGACAAAGGATGAACTTCTTGTCCCAGATGTCTGCTACCCCAATAGATTGCTTATTTAAG CATATTGCTTCAGGTAATGAGGAGGAAGTGGAGCAATTACTAAGTCAAGGTGACAGTGATAAGGATACCATACAGAAAATGTGTCATCCACTCTGTTACTGTGACAAATGTGAGAAGCTAGTTTCTGG GAAGCTGAATGATCCCTCCATGGTCACTCCGTTCTCTCGAGATGACCGGGGATATACACCACTTCATGTCGCTGCTCTCTGTG GACAAACGTCATTAGTGGATTTACTGGTAGCCAAAGGAGCCATTGTCAGTGCTACAGATTACCACGGTTCAACTCCACTTCACCTTGCCTGTCAGAAAGGATATCAAAATGTTACA tgtgTCAAAGCTTTAGTCTACTATGATGTGCATTCCTGCAGACTAGATATTGGCAATGAAAAGGGAGATACTCCTCTCCATATAGCTGCTCGTTGGGGCTATcaaggaatcatagaagtgCTTTTGCAAAATGGGGCAAACCCAGAAATTCAAAACAGGATGAGAGAGACTTCCCTACAATGTGCATTAAATTCCAAG ATTCTGTCACTGATGGAATTAAACTATCTAGCATTTGAAAGAGGACAGAGTGCTTCTGAG TCACCGCCTAGGTCTCCCCAGTACTCTACAGAAACTTTCAGCAGAGGGTCTTCTGTCTCAAGTCTGTCATCAACATCAACTGATACAAGGCAAGAAGAAGTGAAAAACAGCTACAAAGAG GTGGAAAAACTCCTAAGAGCAGTTGCCGATGGAGATCTGGAAATG GTACGTTATCTCTTGGAGTGGATGGAGGAAGACTTAGAAGATGAGGATGACACAGGCTGCACATCAAAACCAGAATTCTGTCATCCATTATGCCAGTGCCCAAAATGTGGGCCAGCACAAAAG AAATTTGCAAGGATCTCTGCTAACGGACTTGGAGTAAATGTTTCAAACCAAGATGGTTTTACACCATTGCATATGGCTGCACTGCATGGACACTCTGAACTTGTCTGTCTGTTGTTGAAACACGGAGCCAGTATCAGTGCCAAGAACATAAAACATGCAGTTCCTCTTCATCTAGCCTGCCAGAAAGGTCATTTCCAG GTGGTGAAGTGTCTGATGGTCTACAAtgccaaacaaaataaaaaggataTATATGGAAATACTCCTTTAATTTATGCATGCTCAAACGGTCAGTATGAGACTACTGCCTTGCTGTTACAG TACGGAGCTGCTGTTAACCTCTCCAATGCCAAAGGAAACACGGCGCTGCACGAGGCTGTGATAGGCAAGAATGAGGCCCTGGTGGACTTGCTGCTGCAAAATGGCGCAGTGACGCACATCAGGAATGAGAGGAACTGCACCCCCATGGACTGCGCCGAGCCG AATTCAAATATCCTTAAGTTGCTGGAAACGGCACCAAGCTGTGTACCTACAtcagcagaaagagaaaaggaatgtgaGCAGCATGCTACTATCAAGATAAGAAAAAAAG TGAATTCTAAGCCATGCGAGGAAGCCGATGATCTCATAAGCAGACAACTTCAACTGCTCCAGTCAATTAGCAGATTTAACAA AGCAAAACATTTACGGAGAACCATAACAAGGGATAAAAGCGTTCCCAGTTTTGACTATCAGTTACTGCATCAG TTAGCTATTAAAAGCTTTGATAAAAGCAGGTTAAAATCTGTTGAAACACTGGACCAGAGCAACGTTAAGATTATGGACACAAGATGCAGTGGTGAGTGTGTGGAATGCGATGACATgacagaagttcttcacaggagtaAATTATTGCACCGAAGACACACTGTTAATGTGCCACTCTCAGCAGAGAATGGCAACGATGATAGTCCAAGTATTTCACAGGCCAGAGCCTGCTGCGATGACCTGTGTTCAAAACATTGA
- the ANKRD27 gene encoding ankyrin repeat domain-containing protein 27 isoform X3, which produces MAMYDEDILKNPFYLAIQKRRPDLCSKVAEFHGIVLVPCKGSLSSSNLSTCQFESYVLKPLEENFQTLNGKEIFIKGNVIVLGTGFNFHLSVPVLFEETFYNEKEESFSILCIAHPLEKTESSSEPTASSNSYSLKNIEDVRGFLGRHCERFDKYIGSFHRTCKEHERKSLRHYIDSVNALYTKCLQHLLRDSHLKMLAKQEEQMNVIKQAVEMYIHHAIYDLVFKYVGTIEASEDAAFNKITRSLQDLQQKDIGVKPEFSFNIPRAKRELGQLNKCTSPQQKLLCLRKVVQVIMQSPSQRVNVETMCADDLLAALLYLLVKTEIPNWMANLSYIKNFRLCSSVKDELGYCLTSIEAATEYIRQGNLSDRSTESERVCDKLLLRQRMNFLSQMSATPIDCLFKHIASGNEEEVEQLLSQGDSDKDTIQKMCHPLCYCDKCEKLVSGKLNDPSMVTPFSRDDRGYTPLHVAALCGQTSLVDLLVAKGAIVSATDYHGSTPLHLACQKGYQNVTLLLLHYKASSDVQDNNGNTPLHLACTYGHEDCVKALVYYDVHSCRLDIGNEKGDTPLHIAARWGYQGIIEVLLQNGANPEIQNRMRETSLQCALNSKILSLMELNYLAFERGQSASESPPRSPQYSTETFSRGSSVSSLSSTSTDTRQEEVKNSYKEVEKLLRAVADGDLEMVRYLLEWMEEDLEDEDDTGCTSKPEFCHPLCQCPKCGPAQKKFARISANGLGVNVSNQDGFTPLHMAALHGHSELVCLLLKHGASISAKNIKHAVPLHLACQKGHFQVVKCLMVYNAKQNKKDIYGNTPLIYACSNGQYETTALLLQYGAAVNLSNAKGNTALHEAVIGKNEALVDLLLQNGAVTHIRNERNCTPMDCAEPNSNILKLLETAPSCVPTSAEREKECEQHATIKIRKKVNSKPCEEADDLISRQLQLLQSISRFNKAKHLRRTITRDKSVPSFDYQLLHQLLKALIKAG; this is translated from the exons gAGATCTTCATAAAAGGAAACGTCATCGTTTTAGGAACTGGTTTTAATTTTCATCTCTCAGTACCTGTTCTCTTTGAGGAAACATTTTacaatgaaaaagaagaaagctttAGTATATTATGCATAGCTCATCCACTGGAAAAAACAGAAAGCTCAA GTGAACCTACAGCTTCATCCAACTCCTATTCTCTTAAAAATATTGAAGATGTTAGAGGATTCTTGGGAAGGCACTGTGAGAGGTTTGATAAATACATAGGATCTTTCCATAGAACATGTAAAGAACACGAAAGGAAAAGCCTCCGTCACTACATA gATTCTGTCAATGCACTTTATACCAAATGTCTCCAGCATCTTTTGAGAGATTCACACTTG AAGATGCTTGCAAAGCAAGAAGAGCAAATGAATGTGATTAAACAAGCAGTTGAA ATGTATATCCACCATGCTATTTATGATCTAGTCTTTAAATATGTGGGGACTATTGAGGCAAGTGAG GATGCTGCTTTCAACAAAATCACGAGGAGCCTTCAAGACCTGCAGCAGAAAGACATTGGAGTGAAACCTGAGTTCAG TTTTAACATACCCCGTGCAAAGCGAGAGCTGGGCCAGCTGAACAAGTGTACTTCCCCTCAGCAGAAGTTGCTTTGTCTGCGAAAAGTTGTACAAGTTATTATGCAATCTCCTAGCCAAAGAG TTAACGTGGAAACCATGTGTGCAGATGATCTTCTCGCTGCTTTGCTGTATTTACTTGTAAAAACAGAAATTCCAAACTG GATGGCTAACTTGAGTTACATAAAGAACTTCAGGCTTTGCAGTTCAGTGAAGGATGAATTGGGATACTGTCTAACCTCCATCGAGGCTGCAACAGAATACATTCGACAAGGCAACCTCTCTGACAGATCAACA GAATCTGAGAGAGTGTGTGACAAGCTGCTTTTAAGACAAAGGATGAACTTCTTGTCCCAGATGTCTGCTACCCCAATAGATTGCTTATTTAAG CATATTGCTTCAGGTAATGAGGAGGAAGTGGAGCAATTACTAAGTCAAGGTGACAGTGATAAGGATACCATACAGAAAATGTGTCATCCACTCTGTTACTGTGACAAATGTGAGAAGCTAGTTTCTGG GAAGCTGAATGATCCCTCCATGGTCACTCCGTTCTCTCGAGATGACCGGGGATATACACCACTTCATGTCGCTGCTCTCTGTG GACAAACGTCATTAGTGGATTTACTGGTAGCCAAAGGAGCCATTGTCAGTGCTACAGATTACCACGGTTCAACTCCACTTCACCTTGCCTGTCAGAAAGGATATCAAAATGTTACA CTTCTCTTACTGCACTATAAGGCAAGTAGTGATGTTCAGGACAATAATGGAAATACTCCACTTCATTTAGCCTGCACTTACGGTCATGAGGAT tgtgTCAAAGCTTTAGTCTACTATGATGTGCATTCCTGCAGACTAGATATTGGCAATGAAAAGGGAGATACTCCTCTCCATATAGCTGCTCGTTGGGGCTATcaaggaatcatagaagtgCTTTTGCAAAATGGGGCAAACCCAGAAATTCAAAACAGGATGAGAGAGACTTCCCTACAATGTGCATTAAATTCCAAG ATTCTGTCACTGATGGAATTAAACTATCTAGCATTTGAAAGAGGACAGAGTGCTTCTGAG TCACCGCCTAGGTCTCCCCAGTACTCTACAGAAACTTTCAGCAGAGGGTCTTCTGTCTCAAGTCTGTCATCAACATCAACTGATACAAGGCAAGAAGAAGTGAAAAACAGCTACAAAGAG GTGGAAAAACTCCTAAGAGCAGTTGCCGATGGAGATCTGGAAATG GTACGTTATCTCTTGGAGTGGATGGAGGAAGACTTAGAAGATGAGGATGACACAGGCTGCACATCAAAACCAGAATTCTGTCATCCATTATGCCAGTGCCCAAAATGTGGGCCAGCACAAAAG AAATTTGCAAGGATCTCTGCTAACGGACTTGGAGTAAATGTTTCAAACCAAGATGGTTTTACACCATTGCATATGGCTGCACTGCATGGACACTCTGAACTTGTCTGTCTGTTGTTGAAACACGGAGCCAGTATCAGTGCCAAGAACATAAAACATGCAGTTCCTCTTCATCTAGCCTGCCAGAAAGGTCATTTCCAG GTGGTGAAGTGTCTGATGGTCTACAAtgccaaacaaaataaaaaggataTATATGGAAATACTCCTTTAATTTATGCATGCTCAAACGGTCAGTATGAGACTACTGCCTTGCTGTTACAG TACGGAGCTGCTGTTAACCTCTCCAATGCCAAAGGAAACACGGCGCTGCACGAGGCTGTGATAGGCAAGAATGAGGCCCTGGTGGACTTGCTGCTGCAAAATGGCGCAGTGACGCACATCAGGAATGAGAGGAACTGCACCCCCATGGACTGCGCCGAGCCG AATTCAAATATCCTTAAGTTGCTGGAAACGGCACCAAGCTGTGTACCTACAtcagcagaaagagaaaaggaatgtgaGCAGCATGCTACTATCAAGATAAGAAAAAAAG TGAATTCTAAGCCATGCGAGGAAGCCGATGATCTCATAAGCAGACAACTTCAACTGCTCCAGTCAATTAGCAGATTTAACAA AGCAAAACATTTACGGAGAACCATAACAAGGGATAAAAGCGTTCCCAGTTTTGACTATCAGTTACTGCATCAG CTATTAAAAGCTTTGATAAAAGCAGGTTAA